One window of Populus nigra chromosome 5, ddPopNigr1.1, whole genome shotgun sequence genomic DNA carries:
- the LOC133694400 gene encoding formin-like protein 6, whose translation MSQLHKCGKPTVSQCMSYLFKLQVDTRNLQKGNRKSLDAELLETLAKMAPTKEEVIKLREYSGDISKLGSAERFLKAASEELNYSRLFLKLLEAVLRTGNRMNVGTNRGDAKAFRLDTLLKPQVGLEKVRLVLQYDEPDTRVKFFFSKKLFLREAGEEINRIKSDERKALSLVKEVAEYFHVDAVKEEVHPFRILMIVTMVVIAGEDNEEGRKPL comes from the exons ATGTCACAATTGCATAAATGCGGAAAGCCAACAGTTTCTCAGTGCATGTCCTATTTATTCAAGTTGCAAGTGGATACTAGAAATCTACAAAAAG GCAACCGAAAAAGCTTGGATGCTGAGCTTTTGGAAACTCTAGCAAAGATGGCCCCAACCAAGGAGGAAGTAATTAAACTTCGAGAGTACAGTGGTGACATCTCCAAACTAGGGTCTGCAGAACGGTTTCTCAAG GCAGCAAGTGAGGAATTGAATTATAGCCGGTTATTCCTCAAACTCCTTGAAGCTGTTCTTAGGACAGGGAACCGGATGAATGTTGGCACAAATCGTGGTGATGCTAAAGCATTTAGGCTTGATACACTCTTAAAACCT CAAGTGGGGCTTGAGAAAGTCAGATTGGTTTTGCAGTATGACGAGCCAGATACACGGGTGAAATTCTTTTTCTCAAAGAAGCTGTTTCTAAGAGAAGCCGGTGAGGAAATTAACAGGATCAAGTCAGACGAAAGAAAGGCTTTATCACTGGTGAAAGAGGTGGCAGAATATTTTCATGTGGATGCAGTGAAGGAGGAAGTCCACCCTTTCAGAATTTTGATGATT GTCACGATGGTTGTCATCGCCGGCGAAGACAATGAAGAGGGGAGGAAGCCGTTGTAG